The sequence TTTTTTGGATAGCCTGCGGCGCTGACATTTTAAATCAGCCTGCATTTTTCCTATCAAAACAGCCCGTACAGCTGTGAATCAATCTTTGAAATAATCTCTCCTAAATCTTCATCACTCTCCGGAAACTTATTCTTATCGATATCAATGATCAGCAAAGGTCCTTCCGTATATCTCTCTATCCAGTTATTATAATATTCATTCAGTCGCTTCAGATAGTCCAGTCGGATATTCTCTTCATACTCTCTTCCTCTCTTCTGAATCTGTGCGACCAGGGTAGGTACAGAAGCCTTGAGATAGATGAGCAGGTCCGGTGGTTTCACCATTGACTTCAGTGTCTCAAAGAAATTAAAGTAGTTGTCAAAGTCGCGCTTTGTCATCAATCCCATCTCATACAGGTTGGGAGCAAAGATGTGCGCATCTTCATAGATGGTACGATCCTGAATCACAATGTCATTGCCATTCTGAATTTCCAGCAGTTGTTTCAATCTTCCATGTAGGAAATACACTTGCAGGTTGAAGGACCAGCGTGGCATATCCTCATAGAAATCATTAAGATATGGATTGTGCTCTACATCTTCAAACTGGGGATCCCATTTGTAATGCTTTGCCAGCAGTTCAGTAAGTGTGGTCTTACCGGCACCAATGTTCCCGGCTATCGCGATGTGTTTGAGAGAGAGAGAGAGAGAGAGAGAGAGAGAGAGAGAGAGAGAGAGAGAGAGAGAGAGAGAGAGAGAGAGAGAGAGAGAGAGAGAGAGAGAGAGAGAGAGAGAGAGAGAGAGAGAGAGAGAGAGAGAGAGAGAGAGAGCTTGTTATTTTTTGCCATGATGTATCGAGGTCACTAATCATTAATTTGAAGCAGCGAGCAGCAACTACCATTAGATGACATCCCATTAATTTACAATTTTATCCGGTTATCAGCCTAAAAATGTTGCGTACTTCTTATGATCAGTAGTAGTTAATTCCGATAAGTTTTCTCGCTTGCTGCAAAGTCTGTGCCGCACTTTCCCTTGCTTTCTCAGCTCCATGGCGCATAATTTTGTTCAGGTAGGCCGGATCTTCCTG is a genomic window of Chitinophaga sp. LS1 containing:
- a CDS encoding deoxynucleoside kinase — encoded protein: MAIAGNIGAGKTTLTELLAKHYKWDPQFEDVEHNPYLNDFYEDMPRWSFNLQVYFLHGRLKQLLEIQNGNDIVIQDRTIYEDAHIFAPNLYEMGLMTKRDFDNYFNFFETLKSMVKPPDLLIYLKASVPTLVAQIQKRGREYEENIRLDYLKRLNEYYNNWIERYTEGPLLIIDIDKNKFPESDEDLGEIISKIDSQLYGLF